The Coccidioides posadasii str. Silveira chromosome 2, complete sequence genomic interval GAAGGGAAAAGTTGAGTTGAATGCGGAAAACAATGAAGCCACCAAGGGCGTTGTTTCGATGTTGCATAGGGGCTACGGTAGAACCGTTGGTTGCTGTGGAATGATGGCTTAGAACTTCTGACACCATCGCTTTGACTGCATTTTCATCATCCCTAGTAAACCGAACTCATTCTTCGAGGATGGGGATCGAGACCCTAAGCTGCCGTGGATCCCGCTTACTTTATCGGTGGGACAAACTGGAGTATAAGGGACAGAACTAACCGATCCTCTTTGACCGTGCGACCTTGCCTGACTAGACTTCATTCAAACTTGCTGTTAATATTTCCCCTCTAAATCCACGATTCTCGGGGCAGATTCCGAACCGCAGTCTTGGTTTCAGGTCACCCCTGTTCTGACATGGTAGTTGCTAGTACACGTGAGTGCTTTGATTGAATATGGCTTGCGAATCAGATATCATGGGGTCGACATCAGTGCGTCAGTGAACACGGGGGTTCTGCTGTGGAAGTGACAGACAAAATCTTTGCTTGTCAATGAAGTGCAGCCTTTCAATTGAGAATCTTCTCTAACGCCAGAGAAGCAGAGATAACCAAATCCAACTGTTTGCATCTCGAGGCGCCATGGATAAAACGTAGGACGCCGCAAGACCCTGGTGTTCCCACTGGAAACGAAAGCACCAGCCTGCTATCAGGTGTAAATATTTCCCAACTCTCCGTACTAATAATGCTGGCGTGTGTTCGGCTCTGCCCAGTCCGCACTGCACATCAGATACTTCTGTTTCCGGAGTGGACTCCCGATGGGGTGGGGAACCTTTGTAGGCTGCGTGTTCGGAGCTTTGAAAGCTGTCTGCGCGGTACTCCATACATGTTCTCATATGGAGTACAGACGACATCATCACAATCGCTCTTCCGTACGGAGGAGAGTGCCTCTGTAGATCACGCACAAAGTTATGCAGATCGCACTCCACTAGGATCTACAGTGCAATATGCAAAGCAGATCTCATGCATCCGAAGATCATGGCTCTGCGGTGTTGTGCAACGGAAGGGTGGTCAGTGCCTCGTTCGCGAAAGAGTCCTCCGCAAGAACCCCTtttctgtactctgtatttGAGCCGAAACGCTCTCGGGTTATATCCATTGGTTTGACAACTTTCTCGGCATTTTATAAAAACGGCTGGTTCCACGGACAAAGCCGGTGTTTCCCACAAACGAATTGAGCTATTGGGTGATGGGTTCGTAGACGCGCGTATGTGGCGTGCTGATAGAGCGCAAATATACGAAATTTTCTGTCATTCAATTCAAGCCCTTGGCAGTCTTCTATCCCCTGCACAAGACCCATCACTCTTAAGGGCTGTCAGGTGAATTTTGCCGGGAAATTTTCAGCTCAGCCTTTGTCCGCATAGGGATGACCCGACGCCATAAAGATTAACCACCTCGGATGACAGGGTTGTTCGCCACTGTCAACACCTACTTATGCACGTCCAGTCGGGGTGGTAATGTTGTACCCGATCTTTAATAGCTCTATGTCATTCCGTGCTTAAGCGGCTTCCAGGAGTACTGACGGTGACGTATTTATGCTCATCGCTGGCCGGTGTAGTACTGTATACGGAAGacaaagtacggagtagacggtgttatttttatttttattttctttttttttccttttcccaaACAAAGAATTGGGCTACGAATCCTCTGTCTTCCAGACTgacttgaagaagaaatcgAGGACTACAACCCGACGTGTCGACTGTCGTTGAATGGTTCATCACTTCAAAATTCTAATTGGAACGCCGATGGTAAAGAAGCATCGGAAATGCCCACTGAAACATCACCTCTCCTTTCATCCCACTGCGAAAATGGTACTTGTCCGGCCGACGGCGCAGTCCAGCAAAGTTCAGAAAGGAAGGGTCCAAATCCCGATGTCGCCAGAAGCGTCTGGTGGACAATGCCTGCCCTGGCAATCGGGATATTCCTCTCAGCAGCGGATCAAACCCTTGTTGTTGCATCGTACGGGAAGATTGGCAACGAGTTTGCTGCCTTGAATCAGACAAGCTGGATAGCTACTGCGTGAATAAGCTCTCGTTTCCTAAACGCAGGAGTAAATACGGGCTGACGGGGTGGAACAGATATTTCCTCACGCTGACCGCTTTTCAGCCTCTCTACGGGAGGATCAGCGATCTATTTGGGCGCAAGGCAGCGTTATGTTTCTCCTTTGGCCTGTTCGCAGTGGGCTGCTTGTGGTGCGGCCTTGCTAGATCAATGAAAGAATTGATTATAGCTCGCGCCTTTACAGGCATTGGAGGAGGTGGGATGACCACGGTAGTAGCTATATTGCTCTCAGATGTGGTACCCCTTCGAGATCGTGGTACGTGGCAGGGATATAACAACATTGTGTATGCATCGGGAGCAGGGTTGGGAGCTCCTCTAGGCGGTGCATTAGCCGACACCTTGGGATGGAGATGGTAGGTCAGTGCCCCGGGCGCCGTTTGCGAGCAAAGTGGTGGCTGACTTTAGTGATTGAAGGTCGTTCCTTTTGCAGGTCCCTGTGAGCATTCTTGCGTTCTTGAACGTTCTATTTGTTCTGCGAGAACGCCCTTTGGACCACCATTGGAGAAAAAATATAAAGCAGGTCGACTTTCTGGGAGCTCTTCTCTTGGTAACCGCCATAGCGACGTTGTTTCTTGGTCTAGATCGAGGAAGCAACGACTCCTGGGGAGATCCGATGGCATACGGAAATGTGGTCGCATCCATTGTCTTTTTCGGGCTATTCCTCTTCAATGAGGCCAAAACGACGTGTCAACCCTTTGCTCCACTGCAAATTGTATTTTCACGTCCCATATTGGCATGCCTATTGTGTAACTTCTTCGCGTTTGGCACGTATATAGCCTTGACATACAATCTCCCATTGTATTGGCAAGCCGTGGAGTCACTATCCGCAACGGCAGCAGGAGTGCGTTTATTGCCTGGTATCCTTGCAAACGTTTGTGGTTCTCTCTTCGCAGGATGGGTGAGTATAAACGACCACGTCCTCGAAAAATGCATCAACCTCGATTTCTAATCAGTTCCACGGCATTTGCAGATCATGCGTCGAACATGCCGCTACCGGTGGCTCACAATTTGCTGCTACCTCATGTTCCTGATCGGAACTGTTCCCGTCATACTTTTCACCGGCCTTGTTGGGGCAAGTATATGGGGTATTTGGGTCGGAATGGTTGTATACGGGTTTGGTAATGGTATAGGGGGAACAAGCACACTGGTTGCTCTGAGTAAGGCCTTTCCCTATTGAAAATTTCCTTTCCCCGAGCTCACAGCCCTAATGCAGTTGCCAATGCCGTGCCGGAAGACCAGGCAGTTGGAATAGCGTGTCTCTATCTCTTCCGGTCTCTAGGCTCCGGGATTGGAGTCTCGATTTCCGCAACAGTCATACAGGCTCTTCTGAAAACATACTTGTTTGAAAGGCTGCATGGTATCGGAGACGCCGAGGAGATAGCTCGCAAAGTCAGGGAGAGCTTAAGCTATATTGACGAACTCTCTGACGCAGCACTCCGGGAGGCGGTAAGAATGTGTTATGGCTGGGCAGTCCAGGCCAGCTTCTGGCTCATGGCGGTATTTGTATGTGGAGCACTTCTTGGAGCAATCCTGATTCGGGAGGCGAAGCTAGGGGAATAACTAAATAGCTAGTGTGGTAAATATCACACCTGCTAGGTTAGACTGAAATCTCACATTTCCATGCACAGAGATCCTGGTAAATATTCAGAACATATTTATGTTTTGGTCCAAAAATCTTGGTCTAGGAGCCAGGAATTCCCTAATGTGCTATAAAAGCTAGGTTTTGGGTGAATCGTGATGTTTTTGGTTGGCGGTGCACTTTTCTTTCGAACGAGGGTAGTGATCTGTGCCCAGAAGCAATGTGGCGtggaaataaaaaagaagacgaaAAATTGTCgagacactagtctctatgtagttagtctccagcttagTGGCtcagatcttctttgatctgaTGCAGAGTTTTTGTCTCACTTCTCATCCCACAATTCTTTGGATGAGAGGAGTGAGGGCACGCACATCTATTGAGTTCATGTTCCATGGTTCCTATAGCTTCCATATATAATTAGTAGTCTTGTAGATTCTTTCAAGAGATTCTGAGTCCTTCTTTAGGAATCTTTAAAGCCTTTGGAGTTgccaaaagaggaaaaatCCTTGACAGAACAATGAATATTGATCTGGAGAGCTTCTCAGCTCCAATCCCCAATCCAATCTCCAGAAATATGAGTCCAGTAAGACATATGAAGAATACTAGCACCAATACAGGTGCACATTCACAGCCAGTGGACATTATATGATGGGTTGGCTTTCTACAGAGCAGCATTGCAGGCCACCAGTTCAGAGAAACAACTCCCTAAATTAAAAGAAATTTCAATATAGCAGACAAAATAGTTACAGATATCACTAAAACAACAATTCAGTCAATCTTCATGCTACAAGGCAAGAAAAATGTGAATACTTGATTAAACATTGTCAGGTTGCAGCTAAACTACTATGACTGAGGGATTCTATATGATACAGTAATGTCAGAGCCTACAGAGGCTTTCAAAGATATATAAATCAAATAGTAAAGTGCCATGACATTCTTCACTACATGACTCAGCTTAAGCATGAAAGATGATGCTTGAGATCAGATCAGCAAGTACTATAGAGATGACATTAATGACTCTGCTCTTATAATATTCTACACAAAGCAGCTCTTTCTAAAGCCTGATAAAAATACATGCATTCATGTGGTGAAGAATTATTTCTACACATGTCAACATAACTATGGATCAGTTACACAATATCTCAACATACTGCTTGAACAATACCAGAGGGTATTGTGAGCCTCTTATTCATTACATTCTTCTCTAGCAAttaacaagataattaaggGTGTACAAGTGATTAATAAGAACTACACAGATAGTGTGCTATTAATAGTTCAAAATACAAACCCAAGTGACATAATATATGAGAATATGAGGAATCTTGTACAGGAGGCAAAGAAATATATGAAAGTTTCAAGCAGGATATATATAGCTGGACAAaccaaattcaaaaagaCTGCCCCCAACAAGCAAATCATACAGAAATATGCTTTACAGAAGAGAGTCTTGTGGAATGACTATATCAAATTCTTATATGAAAAAATACCTAGCAAAATAGATAACAACTGTGGATATTATGAGACTCCAGGTCATGCCATACAATAATGCCCTCACCTTTTTACTGACAAGAGATATCAAGGATGGAAGCCAAAGCCACATTTATAGATGAGATTAAGACCCAAAGAAAGATGACACACAAATTCTGAACAGAAAAACCAGAGCTAATTTAAATCTCAGCAACCAAATTCCAGTAAAGATGCTAAGAATAATACAGGAGAAAATCATCTTATAATAAGATTTAAAAATAGCTTCACTGGCATGGCATTCAGACCTGGCTTGATAGCATCCATATCTGAAAGAGCTGTTGGTCTGGAAACCTGGCTTGTTGACACATGCTGCAGCCACTTGATTTGTTACAATAAAGCCTACTTTACTAGCTTTGATTCTACTACAGATCATTGGTACAGGACTTCAAATGAAGAAATTATTTTCATAAAGAGTAGTGGCATAGTACACATTAGATACATTGTCCAGAATGGCATTGTCAACAAGATCCATATATATGCATGGTATAATCTGAAGTTAGGCACAAATTTGCTTTCCACAAACCAGTTGACCAAAAAGTTGAATCTCTACTTTACAGAAGTAGACCACACACTGCAAACACAAAGAGACCACAAACTAGTAGGATATGCTAAGAAAAGTGATAGTGTTATAATTCTTGAGACAGAGCTACTTCATCAGCAAGAGAAAGTTATTCAACAGATGTATGCTACTATAAAGCTCATGCTGGAGCTTCTCCATAAACAGCTGGGACACTGTGCATTCTCTACCACACAAAAAGCAGCAAAAGACCAGAAAATCAAAATAGAAGATCAAGATACTTTCTATTACAAAGCATGTGCACTAGAAAGATCAAAACAGCAGATATTCTGAACACCACAGATCCAGTCTATAGTTCCTGAACAGAAGATCCACATTGATCTTCAAACCATAAAGTCAACAAGTTTTCAAGCCTTCAAATATGCTCTAATAATTGTGGATGACTGCATGTGTTTTAAATGAGTTATACTACTCAAGAATAAAGCTGAAGCTTCATGTAGTCTCCAGAAGCATGTCAAGAGGCTCAGGAATCTACTAGATTTCTACATGGATACTGTACAAACGGATGGAGGCACTGAATTTTCACTATTTAAGAAGGAATTTGCCCCAGCTTATGAAATTAAATGCAAAGTGACTACTTCATACACACCTGAGCAAAATAGTGTAGCAGAACAAATCAGTGGCTATTTAGTAGAAATAAGTTATGTCATGATTTTAGAAGCAAAGCTTTCACAAGAAGTCTGGAATCTGGCCTTGCAAACTGCTTGCTATATTATGAATAGGATTCCTTCAGTTGGAGGTGGAGAATTACCATACAAGCTCTTTTGGAAAAAGAAGCCAAATctacagcatctacaagcTTACAGATGTATAGTCTACACACATATTTCACCAGAGAATAGAGCAAACTACAATAAGgcatataaaataaaacccaggGCTCAACTTGGTTGCCTAGTCAGatattgtagtggggattccggtacctcattaggacaaaggttgttccagtccgaggcgcaaaccaccccaaagctactatccttgagctatataaaccacctgtagcccctgcatcttgcttattaccttcacacaccattgctcttttctacacactcattccttactaccagttcagctattagttagagaatatgaagatttcttgttcatgaaatgtgctactgttcctcattagagctgcctgtgttagtacagggctctttagtactattactccttgcaagcttaggcatctgttagaacatatctatctctacacttactactcaaccatacccttactatgtggtgatttttcatctttcttgtgctctcaccatatcaaccaacttgcctactttgacaaggcatcccatcataccccgctctatttggtgaccaagctgagacctgaagatgatgatgcagtgatttggtgactgccaaggaagagaaaaacaaattctgagacatATGAAGtgatacactatttcaagaacatactgtgtgacatgaccaaagatcaagaaaccaagaaattggaatcagaatcaactatggctgaaggtactacaggatcatatgcaactatgtcactgggtgaggacaagagaattgtagttcattcccacattcctatgccttcccctggcatggcaaatgcaccttggtttgatggcagagatgctaccctgtttattgaaaggttttatcagatatGCAAGaatcatggggtaattgaccctaaaaacattattgaacagttggctaggtactgtgttacatggattggagaatggatgaagaccttggaaggctacaaagaagataattgggaagtattctccaaagagattattcatgaattttgtgatcaagacattacttacaagattcactgttGGGATTACCTCTGGGCAATTACAAAAAAACTGtgtgcttgggatggcaacattcacacctatgtttgagaatacactactattgccagtacagttcaagcaaatggaaggcttgatgaattcactaaggtgTCTTGGTTCCTTCAGGAgctacctgagaagctctggaataagattattgacaaggccaagctcaatctttcagatgatatgttgcctattgattttaggaaagttgttcgggtgaccatggatttgattgaccagtatgaagggaataagaaggtctttgaagaagatgaaatgaaacaaaagaaaatggagaagcttggtgagcaatatcaattggctaacaagccccctacagttgaagctccaaagaaaacagctagttttgcaaagactgaagaatctgaattgAAAGTGAAagccaagagctctgacagtgccaatattgaagctgctattgaaaagatgactaatgagttcacaaatttggcattggccatgagagtacaatcaaatcagatacaagggaattctgatcagtattatatactgcagagagaagaacCTCTGAAatctataccaaattatccaacaaatgtgactgttaattctacaactgtacaagagaatactcaactgccagtcaacccctatttggcttgaaatggctctcctatgacaggctatagtagtgcttgtggatgaggaggagcttgaactggaggaattttgacatgtccctcatgcttctactgtggaaaacctggacattgtcaatctcagtgttatgaataccaatccaatatgagtaatggatactgccatattgatgatgaAGGGAACTTACACATAAGCTCTAAGAGTCAAAACTATTGAGCTGTCACtcctaaacctggaatcccaaacatgtatattgtgtGGTCTATGGGAGAGAATGAATGGGTGATTCTGGAGTCAACAAgccctaaaaagaagatcaatcagcaagaagagacacctcctgcaaattcaaccagtgtaAAGGTCCAAGCAGAATGGCTTGCATACCTAatatctgatggagaatctgatttggataaggaatatgaactattgaaagaaagaacatcagtcaatattggaacagttaaagaagctaagaacaatcaaagagctaagattgcaatgtCCCATACTCAGTATACTagacaatttattacttactgggataatcaggctagtgttgatgatgatatcatggaagatgttgaactgatcaatcagaagaagcctgaaattcagaacaagtctgTGGAGAAATAAAgaccaagatattctgcaacagattgcttatcctctcagatctgtgattcaatggatgccaatgaattaatgggttgaattctcaatggaaaagttgaattgtcagtcaagaagcttataggtGTATCATCAAAGCTTCATTGAGTGTTCTTTGGATCAgactggaataacagtactagcaaaagccatgtaagggttggagtctctgaactagttcagcctgagctaaagatcaattctggttgacttatttcaaagcccatggtgccaaaattcaaaacagcatatggaatgtgtttgttatatgcaccagtcactataaaccaacaagaattaatggtgttgattgatactggttcagaaatcaatttgttgtcttggaagtatgctgaaatattgaaattgctaatgaaaaataagctgtgagtgaccatggttgttcaaacagaagaagttGCTCTTTTTTATGTGTTTTGTGAcaaagtgcctgttcaaattggagatattattacacatacccctttccttatatttgagggaggggatcagcaacttattcttggaagaccttggcaatttgctgtctgttgggggtgcaacacctcagaagatGGTGGAGTGAACTGTAAAATTTATAATGAAGAATGAATGTGTCACctagtttttgaagactttaagcTAAACTTgagcaacatgagatatgtgactgataaattgaacagcaatcatttaaatgattcaacaggcatttaatcaggcagGTGCCCgtggatacaaggcctgagggggatgaagaagatgtgatgaagacaatgagtataagaattaatgatgagaaggttgaaggtcaggagattgaaaagaatagggaaGTTGGGAgtgttggcagcattgccaGCATTGGTGATTACAGTGATgaggagaaacataattctggtgttggtgaatccaaaagcacaCTAAGCCTAATTGGATTGACCAGcatgctggtgaatcaaatggatcaatcagaagacaagaataattttgcattgGGAGTTTGGATTTTCTGACCTCTGCTTCCCAATCCAGACAGTGTCatggctcactgcaaacattacacacatgatataaattccagtttaattcaCAAACCTATTCCAtaaagtgcttgatcaatttatgcatctctgaacaaaaatcatgattttgtcatgaagaaattgtgtcaggtagacattttcaatagtggatgAGATATTGGGctgccttcttcagaggtctgaagagtgtgcactgcttataagtggaaagctgataagataaggccattagcacctggaaaatctgatggaagcaagctggaaggcctagataattgggtggatgtttgtttggataagtattacCCTGAGGAGAAATGTGTTgtgtttaattgtgaatttgatgactATATTAGGCCTAGAATTGTGctctttcctgttggagaatggctaacaaatgagagaattgagaaactcaaaattggatttgaactgacaagttgggagaaagaatttttcatatcagttctttataaatgtGAAGAGGTGTTGGCTTGATTATTCAAAGACCTATGTGGTGTTCatcctgaatgcttgcctccccaGATTATTTGgacagagccccatgaggcttggcagactaagacttaccaaattcctcatgctctacatgataagctaattaaaatcattcagaacaggttagaagctaaaatgtTGGAGCCTTGCCATGATTCATATACCAAttcctattttctggttgcaaagaaacagaaagatgaatattgtttagtTGATGCtgcacatatgtacaacaaagttactatttgggatacttttatttcttctaatgttgatgaatatgctgaagactttggtggacttgttatggctagTCTATGtgacttattctctggatacaataattttctgttagctgaagaaagcagagatatgacagccattgcaatctCTATTGAGCTCTTTTGCCATACAACTTTAGTCCAAGGGGCAATGAattcaccagctcaagcccaatgtgggataatgaagataatatgtgaggtttttccagagattgcttgaGCCTTTATAGATGACCTTGGGGTAA includes:
- a CDS encoding uncharacterized protein (EggNog:ENOG41KOG0254~COG:J~TransMembrane:4 (i12-37o43-66i78-100o150-169i)) — protein: MRRTCRYRWLTICCYLMFLIGTVPVILFTGLVGASIWGIWVGMVVYGFGNGIGGTSTLVALIANAVPEDQAVGIACLYLFRSLGSGIGVSISATVIQALLKTYLFERLHGIGDAEEIARKVRESLSYIDELSDAALREAVRMCYGWAVQASFWLMAVFVCGALLGAILIREAKLGE